The following are encoded in a window of Amaranthus tricolor cultivar Red isolate AtriRed21 chromosome 2, ASM2621246v1, whole genome shotgun sequence genomic DNA:
- the LOC130807017 gene encoding disease resistance protein RGA2-like — translation MADFGISIVEKLIEVIGSELIRHICYRWGYKSELEKLEKTIIIIKALLVDAEAKRNLSMAQQGYISDLKAAVYDADDLFDELFTLAKLNEIDGDRGGKFFEKVRAFFSSKKDKVSRAKQMSRRVKEIRKQLDTIADDHNKFGLINCTPIVRRREETCSYVDVKDIIGRDSDKKEILDVLLDPSASDEFCFLTIVGVGGLGKTALAQLVFQDESIQKGFLSLWVCVSDQDGGQFDVMTILCKILELLNTDEKLDDRSSFELVQRKFQEQISGKKYFLVLDDIWNEDYANWKELEKFLRMGLVGSRIVVTTRSEKTASCIGSKHVHKLNGLSEEDSWYLFEMIAFEGVKDQELVKIGENIVKKCCNTPLAIKVIGSLLRGQSRNKWESIKESDLGEIKEGSDQILHTLKLSYYNLTPSLKSCFSYCAIYPKDHVMDRKKLIDLWLAQGYIVPLDGGQSLEVAAEEYFLILLRRCFFQDVVKNKFGDIESVKMHDLIHDIAQEVSKDEICVVNSKTKNVGEKVRHLNDDCKYEKHIMCCAKIRSYISINRMVDKEVENMTALRILHVLSGVQRLILSSLHKFLLLRYVYLHDDDEDEGLLALPDSFTRLYNLQTLILECKRLEELPKDFGNLINLRHLDISKCRHLIGMPLGIDKCTNLRTLPYFVAGNGNSYAKLKVLQVLNKIKGSIRIIIRENYEHVDEVSDTEGGYLKDTKHLTNELIIKFGGECVNPEGLMKNLQPPSPLKSIKLDSYNGKAIQWFAISPLHHLSHIEITWCDKLEQIPVLSKLLHLKSLTLSHLYSVEYMEEGISNSNDDTKEVVDFFPSLEFLEIYRMKELKGWWKEGGMRLRFPRLFCLYMISCHNFTSFVPYLSPENFPEHQFPTLCTLRIEDCPKLASNFVCPSLKKLELENINERLLITCENYQVDVITKPRDVCISHKVSHLKSLRLNGITTLALDRCIDSEVESFVEFKEELNQSCASSLQTLEIQGCYNLRRLSGLESLTALQELSLISNRNLRINEDDEEPWKSFHSLHELKFSDLSEMKSLPKGMQHLTSLQTLTILRCDNLRRLSGLESLIALQKLSLYYNHNLCINEDDEEPWKSFHSLCELTFNCLSEMKSLPEGMQHLTSLQYLELFLCGLQGLPQWMSCLSSLQSLYIDDCPGIESFPEAMKDLTSLNSLTIQACPYLIKICENSDGKEFQKIKHIKNLNFSSL, via the exons ATGGCTGATTTTGGAATCTCCATTGTTGAAAAGCTCATAGAGGTGATTGGGAGCGAGCTCATCAGACATATTTGTTACCGTTGGGGCTACAAATCTGAGCttgaaaaacttgaaaaaacCATCATAATCATCAAGGCTTTGCTCGTTGACGCTGAGGCTAAGCGCAACCTTTCAATGGCACAACAGGGCTATATATCCGACCTCAAGGCTGCTGTTTACGATGCTGATGACTTGTTCGATGAGCTCTTCACTCTGGCTAAGCTCAATGAGATCGATGGCGACAGGGGTGGTAAGTTCTTCGAAAAGGTACGTGCCTTCTTTTCTTCAAAGAAAGACAAGGTTAGTCGAGCTAAACAGATGTCTCGTAGAGTTAAGGAAATTAGGAAGCAATTGGATACTATTGCTGACGATCACAATAAATTTGGGCTTATTAACTGTACCCCTATTGTTAGGAGGCGGGAGGAAACTTGTTCTTATGTTGATGTAAAGGATATTATTGGGAGGGATTCTGATAAGAAGGAAATCTTAGATGTGCTGTTAGATCCTAGTGCTAGTGATGAATTTTGTTTCTTGACTATTGTGGGAGTGGGTGGATTGGGAAAAACGGCTCTTGCTCAACTTGTATTTCAAGATGAGAGCATTCAAAAGGGGTTTTTGTCATTATGGGTATGTGTTTCAGATCAAGATGGGGGACAATTTGATGTGATGACAATACTTtgtaaaattttagaattaCTTAATACTGATGAGAAGCTAGATGATAGATCCTCGTTTGAGTTAGTGCAAAGGAAGTTTCAAGAgcaaattagtggaaaaaagtACTTTTTAGTTCTTGATGATATATGGAATGAGGATTATGCAAATTGGAAGGAATTGGAGAAATTCTTGAGGATGGGTCTAGTGGGAAGCAGGATTGTGGTAACCACTCGTTCAGAGAAGACAGCTAGTTGCATAGGAAGTAAGCATGTCCATAAGTTAAACGGTTTGTCCGAGGAGGATTCGTGGTATTTATTTGAGATGATAGCATTTGAGGGAGTAAAAGATCAAGAGTTGGTTAAGATAGGGGagaatattgtaaaaaaatgtTGTAACACTCCTCTTGCTATAAAAGTTATAGGAAGTCTTTTACGTGGTCAATCAAGAAATAAGTGGGAGTCAATTAAAGAGAGTGATTTGGGTGAAATTAAGGAGGGTAGTGACCAAATTTTGCATACATTGAAGCTTAGTTACTACAATCTTACACCCTCGTTGAAGAGTTGTTTTAGTTACTGCGCAATATATCCCAAGGATCATGTGATGGATAGGAAGAAGTTGATTGACCTTTGGTTGGCACAGGGATATATTGTACCGTTAGATGGGGGTCAAAGTTTAGAAGTTGCTGCGGaggaatattttttaattttgttgcgAAGGTGTTTTTTTCAGGATGTGGTGAAGAACAAGTTTGGTGATATTGAGTCTGTTAAAATGCATGACTTAATCCACGATATTGCTCAAGAAGTGAGCAAAGACGAAATTTGTGTTGTAAATTCTAAAACAAAGAATGTGGGAGAGAAGGTACGTCATTTGAATGATGATTGTAAATATGAAAAGCATATAATGTGTTGTGCTAAGATTCGTTCATACATTTCCATTAATAGAATGGTTGATAAAGAAGTAGAGAACATGACTGCTTTAAGGATATTGCATGTGTTGTCAGGTGTTCAAAGATTGATATTATCATCTTTGCATAAGTTTTTGCTTTTGAGATATGTTTATttacatgatgatgatgaggatgaaggATTGTTAGCACTACCTGATTCCTTTACAAGACTATATAATCTACAAACATTAATTTTAGAATGTAAACGATTAGAGGAGTTGCCAAAAGATTTTGGTAATTTGATTAACCTTAGGCATTTGGACATAAGCAAATGTCGTCACTTGATAGGTATGCCTTTAGGTATTGATAAATGTACAAATCTTAGAACTTTACCATATTTTGTGGCGGGCAATGGGAATTCATATGCAAAACTCAAAGTGTTACAAGTTCTCAATAAGATCAAAGGAAGCATCCGTATCATAATAAGAGAAAATTATGAACATGTGGATGAAGTGAGTGATACAGAAGGAGGTTATTTGAAAGACACGAAACATCTCACTAATGAGCTTATTATTAAATTTGGAGGTGAATGTGTTAATCCTGAAGGCCTCATGAAAAACTTGCAACCACCTTCCCCTCTCAAGAGTATAAAGTTGGACAGCTACAATGGTAAAGCAATACAATGGTTTGCAATCTCTCCCCTACATCATCTTAGCCACATTGAGATCACATGGTGTGATAAGTTGGAGCAAATACCTGTGCTTAGTAAACTGCTCCATCTGAAATCATTGACACTTTCTCACTTATATAGTGTAGAGTATATGGAGGAAGGAATAAGCAATAGCAACGATGATACAAAAGAAGTGGTTGATTTCTTTCCTTCTCTTGAATTTCTAGAAATTTATCGAATGAAAGAGTTGAAAGGATGGTGGAAGGAGGGAGGTATGAGATTGAGATTTCCCCGCCTCTTTTGTTTATATATGATAAGTTGTCATAACTTCACATCATTTGTTCCTTATTTAAGCCCTGAAAATTTTCCAGAGCACCAATTCCCCACTTTATGTACGTTGCGGATTGAAGATTGCCCTAAATTGGCTTCAAATTTCGTTTGCCCTAGCTTGAAAAAGTTGGAATTAGAAAATATCAATGAAAGGTTGCTAATAACTTGTGAGAATTATCAAGTTGATGTGATCACCAAACCTAGGGATGTTTGTATAAGCCACAAGGTGAGTCATCTCAAATCACTACGCTTAAATGGTATTACTACACTTGCCCTAGATCGCTGTATCGATTCAGAGGTGGAGAGCTTTGTAGAATTCAAGGAGGAATTAAATCAGAGTTGTGCTTCTTCCCtccaaacacttgaaattcaaGGTTGTTACAATCTGAGAAGACTTTCAGGGTTGGAGTCCCTTACAGCCTTGCAGGAGCTGTCATTGATTTCCAATCGCAATTTGAGAATCAATGAAGATGACGAAGAGCCTTGGAAATCCTTTCATTCCCTTCATGAACTCAAATTTAGTGATCTCTCAGAAATGAAAAGTCTGCCTAAAGGGATGCAACACTTGACCTCCCTCCAAACACTTACAATTCTACGTTGTGACAATCTGAGGAGACTTTCAGGGTTGGAGTCCCTTATAGCCTTGCAGAAGCTATCATTGTATTACAATCACAATTTGTGCATCAATGAAGATGACGAAGAGCCTTGGAAATCCTTTCATTCCCTTTGTGAACTCACATTTAATTGTCTCTCAGAAATGAAAAGTCTGCCTGAAGGGATGCAACACTTGACCTCCCTCCAATACCTCGAACTTTTTTTGTGTGGACTACAAGGGCTACCACAATGGATGAGTTGCTTATCATCTCTGCAATCTCTATATATAGATGATTGTCCAGGCATCGAATCATTTCCAGAAGCAATGAAGGACCTCACCTCCCTCAACAGCCTTACAATACAAGCTTGTCCATATCTAATAAAAATATGCGAAAATTCCGACGGAAAGGAATTCCAGAAaatcaaacacatcaaaaatCTCA ATTTCAGCTCTTTATAG